In Perca fluviatilis chromosome 18, GENO_Pfluv_1.0, whole genome shotgun sequence, one genomic interval encodes:
- the yy1b gene encoding transcriptional repressor protein YY1b isoform X2: MASGDTLYIEADGSEMPAEIVELHEIEVETIPVETIETTVVGGDDDDEDDEDDDDEDGQPMIALQPLVSDDPNSIHHHHHHHHHHHQEVILVQTREEVVGGDDSDLHTDGGSGFEDQILIPVPTPGVEDEYIEQTLVTVAGKSSVGRMKRGGGTGGKKAGKKSYLSGAEAGGRKWEQKQVQIKTLEGEFSVTMWASDIDHESVVEEQIVGENSPPDYSEYMTGKKLPPGGIPGIDLSDPKQLAEFARMKPRKVKEDDAPRTIACPHKGCTKMFRDNSAMRKHLHTHGPRVHVCAECGKAFVESSKLKRHQLVHTGEKPFQCTFEGCGKRFSLDFNLRTHVRIHTGDRPYVCPFDGCNKKFAQSTNLKSHILTHAKAKNNQ, from the exons ATGGCATCCGGAGATACGCTGTACATTGAGGCAGACGGCTCGGAGATGCCGGCCGAAATCGTGGAGCTCCACGAGATAGAGGTGGAAACGATACCAGTGGAGACTATCGAGACCACGGTGGTCGGCGGGGATGACGACGATGAAGACGACGAAGACGACGACGACGAAGATGGGCAGCCCATGATCGCGCTCCAGCCGCTGGTCTCTGACGACCCCAACTCgatccaccaccaccaccatcaccaccaccaccaccaccaggaGGTGATCCTGGTACAGACCCGGGAGGAGGTGGTCGGTGGAGATGACTCGGACCTGCACACAGACGGCGGGAGCGGGTTCGAGGACCAGATCCTCATCCCGGTACCGACTCCGGGGGTGGAGGACGAGTACATCGAACAGACTTTGGTGACTGTGGCTGGGAAAAGCTCAGTAGGTCGGATGAAACGGGGAGGCGGCACTGGTGGCAAGAAAGCGGGCAAAAAGAGCTATTTAAGCGGTGCGGAGGCTGGCGGAAGAAAATGGGAACAGAAGCAGGTGCAAATAAAGACACTGGAGGGGGAATTTTCTGTTACAATGTGGGCATCGG ACATTGACCATGAGTCAGTGGTGGAGGAGCAGATCGTCGGGGAGAACTCTCCTCCAGACTACTCCGAGTACATGACAGGGAAAAAGCTGCCCCCTGGTGGTATCCCGGGCATCGACCTCTCAGACCCCAAACAGCTGGCCGAGTTTGccag GATGAAGCCCAGGAAAGTCAAAGAGGACGATGCTCCGCGGACGATAGCTTGCCCTCATAAA GGCTGCACAAAGATGTTCAGGGATAACTCGGCCATGAGGAAGCACCTCCACACCCACGGACCCCGCGTGCACGTCTGCGCCGAGTGCGGCAAGGCATTTGTCGAGAGCTCCAAACTCAAACGTCACCAACTTGTTCACACAGGGGAGAAACCCTTCCAG tgtacATTTGAAGGTTGCGGGAAAAGGTTTTCTCTGGACTTCAACCTGCGCACACATGTGCGGATCCACACTGGAGACCGACCCTACGTCTGCCCTTTCGACGGTTGCAACAAGAAGTTTGCGCAGTCAACCAACCTAAAGtctcacattctcacacacGCCAAAGCCAAAAATAACCAATGA
- the yy1b gene encoding transcriptional repressor protein YY1b isoform X1, giving the protein MASGDTLYIEADGSEMPAEIVELHEIEVETIPVETIETTVVGGDDDDEDDEDDDDEDGQPMIALQPLVSDDPNSIHHHHHHHHHHHQEVILVQTREEVVGGDDSDLHTDGGSGFEDQILIPVPTPGVEDEYIEQTLVTVAGKSSVGRMKRGGGTGGKKAGKKSYLSGAEAGGRKWEQKQVQIKTLEGEFSVTMWASDDNKDIDHESVVEEQIVGENSPPDYSEYMTGKKLPPGGIPGIDLSDPKQLAEFARMKPRKVKEDDAPRTIACPHKGCTKMFRDNSAMRKHLHTHGPRVHVCAECGKAFVESSKLKRHQLVHTGEKPFQCTFEGCGKRFSLDFNLRTHVRIHTGDRPYVCPFDGCNKKFAQSTNLKSHILTHAKAKNNQ; this is encoded by the exons ATGGCATCCGGAGATACGCTGTACATTGAGGCAGACGGCTCGGAGATGCCGGCCGAAATCGTGGAGCTCCACGAGATAGAGGTGGAAACGATACCAGTGGAGACTATCGAGACCACGGTGGTCGGCGGGGATGACGACGATGAAGACGACGAAGACGACGACGACGAAGATGGGCAGCCCATGATCGCGCTCCAGCCGCTGGTCTCTGACGACCCCAACTCgatccaccaccaccaccatcaccaccaccaccaccaccaggaGGTGATCCTGGTACAGACCCGGGAGGAGGTGGTCGGTGGAGATGACTCGGACCTGCACACAGACGGCGGGAGCGGGTTCGAGGACCAGATCCTCATCCCGGTACCGACTCCGGGGGTGGAGGACGAGTACATCGAACAGACTTTGGTGACTGTGGCTGGGAAAAGCTCAGTAGGTCGGATGAAACGGGGAGGCGGCACTGGTGGCAAGAAAGCGGGCAAAAAGAGCTATTTAAGCGGTGCGGAGGCTGGCGGAAGAAAATGGGAACAGAAGCAGGTGCAAATAAAGACACTGGAGGGGGAATTTTCTGTTACAATGTGGGCATCGG ATGACAATAAAGACATTGACCATGAGTCAGTGGTGGAGGAGCAGATCGTCGGGGAGAACTCTCCTCCAGACTACTCCGAGTACATGACAGGGAAAAAGCTGCCCCCTGGTGGTATCCCGGGCATCGACCTCTCAGACCCCAAACAGCTGGCCGAGTTTGccag GATGAAGCCCAGGAAAGTCAAAGAGGACGATGCTCCGCGGACGATAGCTTGCCCTCATAAA GGCTGCACAAAGATGTTCAGGGATAACTCGGCCATGAGGAAGCACCTCCACACCCACGGACCCCGCGTGCACGTCTGCGCCGAGTGCGGCAAGGCATTTGTCGAGAGCTCCAAACTCAAACGTCACCAACTTGTTCACACAGGGGAGAAACCCTTCCAG tgtacATTTGAAGGTTGCGGGAAAAGGTTTTCTCTGGACTTCAACCTGCGCACACATGTGCGGATCCACACTGGAGACCGACCCTACGTCTGCCCTTTCGACGGTTGCAACAAGAAGTTTGCGCAGTCAACCAACCTAAAGtctcacattctcacacacGCCAAAGCCAAAAATAACCAATGA